The genomic stretch CGGAAAAATCAATGGTCAATATTGGCTATCACGCAGCAAAAATCCAAGGAAAATTTCTTCGCTCCATTTATAAATCTAGTATTTCCACTCTAGTTAATTTTCCGATCAAGCAAGATCGCCAATTACCAATCAAGGTTTATGCCCTATCCTGTGAACGAGATTTGCCAGAACAGGTCGCGAGCTTACGTTCTTTTTTGCGTTATGTAGGAATTCCTCAAGCATTTACCATCATGTCTGATGGAAGTTACACTCAACAAAGTATTGAACTACTCCGTAAAATCCATCCCTGTGTTGAAGTCCAACTTCTGACCACATTTCAAAGAGAAGATTTACCACCATCAGTGTACGAATATGCTTCCCAGCAAGCAATGGGTAAGAAACTAGCTGCCTTGATGTCTATTCCTATTGATAGTGCAACTCTATATACTGACTCAGATATTCTCTTTTTTGAGGGTGCTTCTGATTTAGCAGATTTAGCCTCATCTAACGATACATATACCTATTATTTACCCGATTGCAAAAATTCGCTAGATCGTCGCCTCATCTATGACGATGGTGAAATGCAAGAGCCTATTAACGCAGGGTTTATCCTATTCAAAAAAGCCTTAGATTGGAATGATGCTATACAGAGATTAGCGAAATTATCCGAACCACCCAATTATTTCTCTGAACAGACAATCGTTAATTTAACAATTAAGCAGAATCATGGTGTAGCTCTTGCCAGTGACAAATATATTATGAATGTTGACGATCAATTTATATATCCTGATCAGTTTGCCACTAAGCAAATTGCAATGCGACATTATGTAAGTGATATCAGACATAAATTCTGGATGAATGTGATCTAAGGATTTAAACAAAAGTATCACTGAATTCAGATTTGTATAAAATTTCTATAAATATATAAACTAAAATATTATGACAACTAATGCGCCAGATCAAAAACAAATTGAGACTGAGATATTAACTTCTAAACCAACGCTTTTCTGCATATCTCATATTTTTCCACCTAAAATAAATCCCCTTGCAAACAGAGTTTCTAAATTGCTATCTGGCTTTCAAAAAGATTGGAATATCATTGGTTTAACGGATACAGAAAATGCATTTTTAAATGATTCAACTAAAATTCATATCGTAAAGCCTTGGACACCTCAATTAATTATTGATATTCTCAACAAACTAAAGCTTAGCAAGTTTTTAGACTTATTCATTTGGCCAGATAAATCTGTGTTTTGGGTTCTTCCAGCTTTAATTAAAGGGTATCAAATCATTAAGCAGGAAAAGCCTGATGTGATGTTAGTTTTTTTGATGCCATATTCTGCAAGTATTACTGGCATCATTCTCAAATGGCTTACGGGAGTACCGTTGATATTTAACTTAAATGATTCGATCACCTGTACTGATATGCACGCAGCTACTCCCACTTGGATACATCATCGCCTAGAGCTATGTTTAGAGTATCTCTATGGTCGTCATGCGGATGCTTTAGTATATGTTTCTCAAGTTAATTTAGAAATTGCCCAAAAGCAGCAAGCTCCTGATCAACGGGCTAAATTTCATTTAATCCGTTGTGGCATTGATCCATCTGACTACAATTTGCCAATTGATTCTGGAACTGATGAATCGCAACCTAATGCAGTCAATGATTCATTGGATATCATTTATACAGGTGGTATGAATGGATGGTATGAATTTTTAAAGCCTGAGGAAGAAAAGAATTATTTTAAACAGCTCTATCGTTTTTGGATGGGATTGGGTTGGTATATCAGAGCGAAGATTGATTATCGTAGTTCTAGCCCTGTCTTTATTGGTAAAGCCATGCAGCAAGCGATCGCCCAAAATCCTAGTTGGCAAGACAAGTTACATCTAAAAATATATGGCAATGGATTTCCAGATGATAT from Pseudanabaena sp. Chao 1811 encodes the following:
- a CDS encoding glycosyltransferase — its product is MTTNAPDQKQIETEILTSKPTLFCISHIFPPKINPLANRVSKLLSGFQKDWNIIGLTDTENAFLNDSTKIHIVKPWTPQLIIDILNKLKLSKFLDLFIWPDKSVFWVLPALIKGYQIIKQEKPDVMLVFLMPYSASITGIILKWLTGVPLIFNLNDSITCTDMHAATPTWIHHRLELCLEYLYGRHADALVYVSQVNLEIAQKQQAPDQRAKFHLIRCGIDPSDYNLPIDSGTDESQPNAVNDSLDIIYTGGMNGWYEFLKPEEEKNYFKQLYRFWMGLGWYIRAKIDYRSSSPVFIGKAMQQAIAQNPSWQDKLHLKIYGNGFPDDIVHQVLEDQGLKGLVNVFGKTPHSQVIQMARQADLLLLTLPARPDGNYGGRISVKTYEYLMTDRPILAAIPKGENWNYLNGKAGVWIVEPMDIDAMCEVINLVFSAKLSGSPLRFDRTAIHEEMSYTKLTEDFLQILNTFKKSP